CGACGCAATCGCACCCAAGCGTGAGAAGACCCACGGTGAAGTCGAGCGTCGTATTGTCTCCCAACTGCTGACACTCATGGATGGCATGAAGAAAAGCTCTCATGTTATTGTGATGGCTGCAACCAACCGGCCCAATTCGATCGATCCAGCATTGCGTCGTTTCGGGCGTTTTGATCGTGAAATCGATATCGGTATTCCGGACGCTACTGGACGTTTGGAAGTTTTGCGAATCCATACCAAGAATATGAAACTGGCTGACGATGTCGATTTGGAACAAATTGCAGCTGAATCCCATGGCCACGTAGGTGCGGATTTGGCGTCGCTCTGCTCGGAAGCTGCCCTGCAGCAAATCCGTGAAAAGATGGACTTGATTGATTTGGAGGATGATCAAATAGATGCTGAGGTTTTGAACTCGCTGGCCGTTTCTATGGAGAACTTCCGTTACGCTATGACCAAATCCAGTCCATCCGCTCTGCGCGAGACCGTTGTGGAGGTGCCGAACACCACCTGGACCGACATTGGTGGCTTGGAGAACGTCAAACGAGAGTTGCAAGAATTGGTTCAGTATCCAGTGGAGCATCCGGATAAATTCTTGAAGTTCGGTATGCAACCATCACGCGGTGTTCTCTTCTATGGTCCACCTGGATGTGGTAAAACGCTGCTGGCCAAGGCTATTGCTAACGAGTGTCAGGCCAACTTTATCTCGGTGAAGGGTCCCGAGCTGCTAACAATGTGGTTCGGTGAATCGGAAGCCAATGTTCGTGATATTTTCGATAAGGCTCGTTCGGCTTCTCCGTGCGTGTTGTTCTTTGACGAACTGGACAGTATCGCCAAGTCTCGTGGTGGTAACGTGGGAGATGCAGGTGGCGCTGCTGATCGTGTGATCAATCAAATTTTGACCGAAATGGATGGTATGGGTGCGAAAAAGAATGTTTTCATCATCGGTGCCACCAATCGTCCGGATATTATTGATCCGGCAATTTTGCGTCCAGGTCGTCTCGATCAGCTAATTTACATTCCTCTGCCCGACGATAAGTCCAGAGAAGCCATCCTGAAGGCTAACCTCCGCAAGAGCCCGGTGGCTACTGATGTCGACTTGACATACGTCGCTAAGGTGACTCAGGGCTTCTCGGGTGCTGATTTGACGGAAATTTGTCAGCGTGCTTGCAAGCTCGCCATTCGTCAATCGATCGAAGCTGAAATTCGTCGAGAACGTGACCGTACCGAGAATCAGAGCTCAGTTATGGACGTGAGTAGAGATTAGATGTTTACTAGAGTGCCAACGAATGTATGgcaaaaaatcgaccctaaaatttcaaaaagttaccctatacaacatgttcaccaccttgaaaaaacatcctatgcaaaatttctgcTCAATCgggcttaagggagagtggcgcaaagcggtcaaagattaagttttttgaaaatcgaaaaatcacctaatagggagagtaaaggaaatcatggttttcgaaaaaaaaaagtttaatgccaaatgtcgagatctactctgcccatgtttgcataggagacgtaatcaccaacaccattagtgttgggaaaacgcaattttgttgtatttttgccTACAAgtgtaaccatgcaaatttccaatgaaatattctgtccagttgaaggatattatcggcaaaaagagggcctggAAGGTTTTGCGGAATAAAACATATTGTTTCGTTTtgaaaaacgcttgcgtctatttatgcggacaatcaatcgttttaaTGAAcgtttgttcgcatagctagacgtaatcaccgggttgctctgtctgtagcgttagtatttgcatttccgataatagtcaaaacgtctccgtcggtagtttctattgttatcggataaaatcaaaagggtttggaaaaaaaatagtgaaatgtctgggaaaggtgctctggatttgtcGCTAGTCTAgcatagtacttttttcctgaatactcaTATCCCAGAGTAGAACAACAGgatcgtgttttttttcaattaattgaatttgtaaaggcaatttggaatatttgtaattttagcaacatgatttacagatatcacgatcaatcgcataaagatggtagTGACTTACACCAACAGTATGAgtgaatgctgagtatgtggaataatttaaTGTTGagtccgaggagttataatgctaagaactgatattatttaaattttaatactgctctgattgtttcattatccaCTTGAAAATtcatatgcagaaatttaggtaattataacattgaaaaacacaattgctcctctttgttcatcgtgtacagaaaatagtaattatatgagcaacgtttcaatggtttcttatattcctctggtaggaaacactaagtaataagacactatcgtgacagacatgtttggactctaccaagaatgtgattcaaatgtagatgtaGCTTATAggacataatactgacaattgttgattttcgaacgatgtatgaaagctgtatggaactacgccCGTTATTcgaacaaacagtgattttgcgaaaacgttttttcaaaattgctcaaatgttttcgaacaaaaaataattgtttgcatgtcGAGcgaacgtattacattgtgtagaatgcgaaacagcgaaaaagtcgattttgttcattttgtcgtttacgtctcctatacaaacatgggcagtgtaATATCAAGTCCAGCTTCGACTAGACGTATACTATGTAGAACGTTACCTGTGAAACCAGTTGAAGTAGACAGCACAGGTGAGGAGATAAGCGAAGATGAACGGtgaacatatgtttatgttgCTGTAGAGTTAATCGATCATTTAGAACCAGCTGTAGTGTCGTTGTACATGTCACTGGAAGCAGGTTTCTGGAGGTTGTAGCAATAGTTGAGATTACAGGGTCCAAAACAGAAGTTGATGGTAGTGAAGGCGGTGGTATTGCGGTTGCAACTGAACCAGAAACGACTGGAGTAACTTCGACTGTGTCCATGAGATCCGAAGTGTCAACTGAAGCATCAGTGCGCAGTCTTTTCTCCGTACGAGTAGTTATGAGTTGCGGTGATGATCCACTGCTGGTGCGATTGCGCTTATTATTGTTTCCCGAAACCGAATCGGCAGCAAACGGTTCAAACACGTTAGTGATTTGTAGATTGTTGACCATTTCACCGAACGCGTTTTTATCAATCGTAACGTTGGTACGAGGAAAGTGGTTACAGCAACTGTGTCGTGGAAGATTTTCACCATAGGAGCGGCATAATGCACGAGATACTTCGATTTCAGCTCCGATCAGTTTTTTGTTTGAAAGCTCGATTTTCGATGgtctttcatttttcaaaaaattgaaattttaacatctgcgacaccagtaaatgagaATGAGCTCAGAGTGTCAgtttttgacaagaatttttttttatgatagtaaatctcgacgtttcatgcaattttaagacatttggcataaaaaaatgttcgaaaacCAATTTTCTTTACCTCCCCCCTTTggttatcaaaaaaataaaactatgaCTATTTTgccccactctcccttaagttaaGATTGAGCttttattttgcataggatgtttttttcgaggtggtgaacatttttatgaggtaactttttgaaatacgagatgcccattttcattggcaccctaatgtttaCATAGAAACTTATGTCACCAATATTACTCTTTTGTGTTTGCCATAGATGGATGAGGATGATCCAGTGCCGGAAATTACCCGTGCCCACTTCGAGGAGGCGATGAAATTCGCCCGTCGTTCCGTGTCCGATAACGACATCCGGAAATATGAGATGTTCGCGCAGACGTTACAACAATCGCGTGGATTCGGAAGCAACTTCAGGTGAGTGAACTTTGTAACAGTTGTTACATGTGATTTTGTTTCTGACGTACGTGTTTCTATTGTAGGTTCCCCGGGGGTCAGGGTGGCTCCAACTCGCAGGCACAGGGATCGAACCAACCGACGAGCAATCCCGGAGACAACGGAGACGATGATCTCTACAGTTAGATTACTGCTAGTTCGATTTACCAAACGATGTTCTATTGATAATTTTGAGAGTACGAGGATGTCCATTCGTAATACGCCCATTCCCTCATTGCGACATTAACGGCGAGATCCCATACACATAAATAGAAGAAAAGATCCTTTATCAGTTCAATCTCTAGCTTGGAGTCATTTTTATATCATCATCGTTCAGGAAGTATGACACAAGCAGCAGAGGAAAACTGAGAACTGTATCCGTTAAATTAAACTCTATGATTCTTCCGAACACtaaacatatttgaaacatgAAACTGGGAACTTCGTCTTTATCAAAAGATTgtaaacatttttcaaattacaaTAATGGTATGAGTACAGAACAGAACGTCTTTTCTCAGTAGAGTGATACGTTTCTAACACTATCCAGTGGTTATTATACAATCACTGGTTCCTTGTTTTATCGACGTAATAAAGCGGACAAACTCTCAAGACGATTTGTTTTCTTCACTAGTGAGATGTGTTCTCTAAATAATTGCTCTACTAACCATTTTATTCAAAATGTTTTAAGGAACTAATACTTCTATAAAGCAATTACAAGTATATGTATCGGGACTGACGTAAACGAGGATCTTTTACAGAGAACATAATATTCATTTCACATTATAAACTCCCAatggaataagaaaaaaaaacaatttataaaTGGTAATCCGACTTTGGTATTCTAAGGAAAACATAATGGAAGTCTTAAgtataaaaccaacaataaagCCTAAAATAAGAGAAATGGAATACAATTTGTATTTTTCCAGTTGACGGCATTGAATCTGGTACACAGTGTAATTTCAGCGACATGCCCACCATATCGAGCACGTCTTATTCCCCGTGAGCAATTACTGGTTCGATTGCATATCGGACACTACCCACTTGAGCTAGATTTGTTGGAGCCGTTATTTTACATAGTGCGATTAGctattttaaccctttgcggtcggaataaatttcccttgaaagagatcctcttatccttccacgctaataatatttcatttataccgagtaccgttacccattattcatagaaactccgtatacattcgtgaaaaagttcactacacattaaaatttgtttaaaaaatctaaactattacatcgttgaataaagaatttagtatgattccttgcatgacgaccgcaaagggttaatagttATACCGATTCCGAAAAAGCCCTGTATTCCcatgttatgttaaaaattcGGCTCAATCCAATTCGTAACTGACTAGGCCCAATATTGCGCTAGAAGGTGTTgagcgtcgtgcacaaataacgtaacgtgattagtttcccactaaaacttattataatatcaaattattttcagatgaaatttttgtacaaGATTATtgtatcacatgaagaaaacaaagttttccactcacattgaataccagtttaatacgaagaagttaattttcattaatgattttttatttgaaatgtgctcattctgcctgaaaactcattattatcttcgacacttcactaactcgtaaaacgtagttcaatggcgtgccgtttatttcgtttccaccgtgaagtgtattcgagaatcaggccctgtgACTTGGATaatgatgatcatggtttgtattAACTTAACttcgaatggcgttaacgtgtccagtggaacttttgacATCTCAACGTAGATATTagatatttcgaacgacttgataaaattccatccggtattccgtttgagttgtttttgcatttcgtttgaTCTGTTTCTCTTTGAATAAtcaatgggcaaaacgttcgaaattggGAATGCGAAATCAtgactcgaacgaaataatggtttcgaacgaaatggaaatccgtcggaatacagaatagggccgATTAACTAGCAACAtttagtacttggttgagatttcttttGTCAAGTAACACGCCCTTAATGTATtttaagtggcaagctctagaatacggaaAAATAAGGTTCTCGGTCAgagcgggaatcgaacccgagccccggcatgataatgtgtgcgCTTGTTTGAATTATAGGGACTTATCAGTTCATTCGCTCCTAGGTTTTAGAAATCAAACTAAACTTTCAACTATTTGGAAAACCTCGCTGCCGCCTAGTCCCTAGCAAGATGACTGATGCATCGTGAATGCAGTGAAATAGCTTGTTTAAACTCAATAAACTGAAAACGGGTGGAGAAGAGCCCTCCAGACCGTATGTTTAGTATAGCtaatctagaaggtcgttataattctgctcttcaaaaaaaaaaaacaaaaagcactgcatgaaatgtcaaaatatgtttgtctcgagcATACAGTTATGGTATGTTGTGATGGTTTATGAACGAAACCACAGTCGATTAACACGTTTTTATATATcctttatactttcatgaattacattcagttgcttactttcagtaggtaaataacaggaaaaaatcTATTCCGTTATTTATGTTAGAGTATAAAAATACCATACTCCATCATTGACAGAATAGTTGTTCggtacaacattataagatcttctgaaTGGACTCCctaccaggtgccggtaattgtacggagaaagtttattcttgtTGACTTTTTTCACTCAGATACTCAATATGGTAcctccaagtacatttggagtcgaaccggaccacaagatacttgaatgacatgggataagtgatcggtttacccaaaagttcaTGCTTTGGTTTCGCTGGTCTATGCTCCCTATAAAAGACGACCATCTCGGTTGTCTCCGTGGAGATCTCAATCCCTAGCCCAAAGGTTCAGGTTGCAAAATCGTTCAATGTATTCTGCAGGGGTcattgcaggtcggattcttttgagcCTACGACAtgcaccactccatcatctgcaagttgtcttaggctgcaattttgtgtgaggcaattgtcgatgtcacttacatagaagttgagggaggcccatgtaagagactcgacttactgccgaacctccgtgagaaaaatttaaatgtttctcgCAAAGCAAGTCATATAACAAGTTTTTGAATAGAGGCGAAAGACCATAAGAGTGtcatttgtctgacaggacctctatcgAAACTGAATCAAGTGCCCCCTTTGTGTCTAAGATTACTGAACCCATTTGCATTCTTTAAGTGTAAgctatttgaatttctgaagaaagcaatgcAAGACAATCAATGGAATTTGACAATTGATAAACTTGGTAAACCGTTAATTGagttcttccacaaaaacgaaactgtaataactcaatttgtttatttcagctttgaagttttggttgtaactcaaaccatatccataaaactaattactgtatgtaaccggaaaactttcgatttgtgaagtgatcatttgaaagatctaggttaatctattgtatagtataggcccaaaataataagaattctccagcgcaaatgaactaatgtcttctagagacaatacgCATTCAGACCgcttgaaaaattgaattctagagaacatttgaagtaaaagtcgctttgttgttgaatccattctatatgtttgtggatcttttgcttgaaaaagtttgaaaaagcaAGTGAATAACCCCGAGGCAAAAGTCTCCCttgattactaagaacaaaagtaaacTAGTGACATTGATATAAAAAGCCAGCGAATGAGACTGAGACAAAAGCcctacttcttttgacgatattttcggccaatagttagaattttatGGAAACAATATCTTTCAGAAACCCTCATACTGTAATGagatatttcataatgtcttcacaaaatcaaaagtCTTCACAGTATATAGTAATAACACATAGTAAAAACACATTAAAAGTATATtgaaataacacattaaaacacattgtttAGTGTATCCTTTTCTGTAGTTtatataaaaatgatttttttcatctttcataatATCACAAGTTATAAATATTCCGcatataatctcacaa
The Toxorhynchites rutilus septentrionalis strain SRP chromosome 2, ASM2978413v1, whole genome shotgun sequence genome window above contains:
- the LOC129769191 gene encoding transitional endoplasmic reticulum ATPase TER94 gives rise to the protein MAEGKNEDLATAILKRKDRPNRLIVDEAVNDDNSVISLSQAKMDELQLFRGDTVLLKGKRRKETVCIVLSDENCPDEKIRMNRVVRNNLRVRLGDVVSIQSCPDVKYGKRVHILPIDDTVEGLTGNLFDVYLKPYFLEAYRPIHKDDTFIVRGGMRAVEFKVVGADPTPYCIVAPETVIHCDGDPIKREEEEEALNAVGYDDIGGCRKQLAQIKEMVELPLRHPSLFKAIGVKPPRGILMYGPPGTGKTLIARAVANETGAFFFLINGPEIMSKLAGESESNLRKAFEEAEKNSPAIIFIDEIDAIAPKREKTHGEVERRIVSQLLTLMDGMKKSSHVIVMAATNRPNSIDPALRRFGRFDREIDIGIPDATGRLEVLRIHTKNMKLADDVDLEQIAAESHGHVGADLASLCSEAALQQIREKMDLIDLEDDQIDAEVLNSLAVSMENFRYAMTKSSPSALRETVVEVPNTTWTDIGGLENVKRELQELVQYPVEHPDKFLKFGMQPSRGVLFYGPPGCGKTLLAKAIANECQANFISVKGPELLTMWFGESEANVRDIFDKARSASPCVLFFDELDSIAKSRGGNVGDAGGAADRVINQILTEMDGMGAKKNVFIIGATNRPDIIDPAILRPGRLDQLIYIPLPDDKSREAILKANLRKSPVATDVDLTYVAKVTQGFSGADLTEICQRACKLAIRQSIEAEIRRERDRTENQSSVMDMDEDDPVPEITRAHFEEAMKFARRSVSDNDIRKYEMFAQTLQQSRGFGSNFRFPGGQGGSNSQAQGSNQPTSNPGDNGDDDLYS